The Verrucomicrobiia bacterium DNA window GCCCTGGCGAGCGGACTGGCGGCCACCGCCGTTAAGGCCGCTCCCGCAGGGCTGGCGGCACTGATTGCCGCCAAGGCCTTCAGCGCCGCAGGATTGGCCGGAGCAGCCGTCTTGACTCCGGCCAAGGTGGCGGTGCTGGCCAAGCTAAAGGCAGCACTGCTCAGCGCCGTCATTGTCGCCGGTTTAACGACCGCCTTCTTCCTTATTCAATCCCGCACTAGCTCGCAAAAGACTAACCTGGTCCAGCCTTCCAGCCCGGCGCAGGTGCAAGCCCTGCCCGATGGGATTGTTGGCCCGCAGGACGCCCGGTCCACCCCAGCGGACCGATTGCCAGGAACCCCAGAAGCAAAAACCGAGCTGACGGGACGCCTCAAGGTTGACGGTGACGCTGTCCAGCAGGCGGAATCCTCCAGCAACGCGCGACCACCGAAGACGGTGCGTGCTGTCGGCCTGGTTGCCCCAATTCTTGCGGCTGATGCCCGGTCAGGGGGCAAGATCAGAATCGAAGGCCCTTCGAATATTCACGATTGGCAGAGAACTCAAAGAACGTAAAGCCAAAAGCCTAAATCTTTGCGTTCTTTGCGTTCTTTTGCGGCTACTCGCTCCTCTTGCGGCCCGGTCTGGTTCTGGCGCCCAAGCCGGACAGCCA harbors:
- a CDS encoding sigma-70 family RNA polymerase sigma factor, giving the protein MTETQELLSLFVRTGSELAFRQLVERYFDLVYSTAIRLVDADTHRAQDVAQIVFTDLARMAFKLSGETMLGGWLHRHTCFVARTLMRGERRREAREKQAVLMNDPRDMNNSLLAQIAPLLDEAINELGPDDRQAILLRFFEGRNLRAVGEALGVSENVAQKRVARAVRELGVLLRNRGFALSAAALASGLAATAVKAAPAGLAALIAAKAFSAAGLAGAAVLTPAKVAVLAKLKAALLSAVIVAGLTTAFFLIQSRTSSQKTNLVQPSSPAQVQALPDGIVGPQDARSTPADRLPGTPEAKTELTGRLKVDGDAVQQAESSSNARPPKTVRAVGLVAPILAADARSGGKIRIEGPSNIHDWQRTQRT